A DNA window from Thiobacillus denitrificans ATCC 25259 contains the following coding sequences:
- a CDS encoding DUF4197 domain-containing protein has product MARAAFRPWIFAAAAVALSAPAHAVDWNELLRGVLGQPSGQTAATPSVDALSNAEVNAGLKEALTRGADAAVAQLGRPDGFFGNPQLRIPLPPALQKAEKAMRLLGMGSQADALVLSMNRAAEAAVPAARGLLVDAVKQMTLEDAKGILTGGQTSATDFFRAKTETKLAERFQPVVKSTTDKIGLAQQYNRYAGMAQQFNLVDPAQATVEDYVTRQALDRLYTLIGEKEAALRANPLQAGSELLKKVFGAASGQ; this is encoded by the coding sequence ATGGCCCGCGCCGCTTTCAGACCCTGGATCTTCGCCGCGGCCGCCGTCGCGCTCAGTGCACCCGCACATGCCGTCGACTGGAACGAATTGCTGCGCGGCGTGCTCGGCCAGCCGTCGGGGCAAACGGCAGCGACACCGAGCGTCGACGCGCTTTCCAATGCCGAGGTCAACGCCGGACTTAAGGAGGCGCTGACCCGCGGCGCCGACGCGGCGGTTGCGCAACTCGGTCGCCCGGACGGTTTTTTCGGCAACCCCCAACTCAGAATCCCGCTGCCGCCTGCGCTGCAAAAAGCCGAGAAAGCGATGCGCCTGCTTGGCATGGGCAGCCAGGCTGACGCACTCGTGCTGTCGATGAACCGTGCCGCCGAAGCCGCCGTGCCCGCTGCGCGCGGCCTGCTCGTCGACGCGGTGAAGCAGATGACGCTCGAAGACGCGAAAGGCATCCTGACCGGCGGCCAAACCTCTGCCACCGACTTCTTCCGCGCGAAGACCGAGACGAAGCTGGCCGAGCGCTTCCAGCCCGTCGTGAAGTCAACGACCGACAAGATCGGCCTCGCCCAGCAGTACAACCGTTACGCCGGAATGGCCCAGCAATTCAATCTGGTCGACCCGGCGCAGGCGACCGTCGAGGACTACGTGACGCGGCAGGCGCTCGACCGGCTCTACACGCTGATCGGCGAGAAGGAGGCGGCGCTGCGCGCGAACCCGCTCCAGGCCGGCAGCGAACTGCTGAAAAAGGTTTTCGGCGCCGCGAGCGGCCAGTAG
- a CDS encoding class I SAM-dependent methyltransferase: protein MDTLQSYDELPYDSLPLPETQPDFLAALARLHGFDAPDPTCARILELGCASGGNLIPLAWRWPASQCVGIELSRVQAEAGAEFIRALGLSNVRIVHGDLAALSADLGEFDYIIAHGVFSWVPPAVQEALLELCRRHLAPRGIAYISFNVAAGWRSLEPLRAALLARTGADQPAPARYEAALRVLDELEAQWTDPALLKEIAYLRTAAPSYLFHEYLAEFNAPLEFGRFDAALAAHALRYVGEAGPRHAVVEFDDGGEADARRRAERWRDAEAALDAALATRFRRALIARADAPADPHPARADALRELAFYADLRCDEEIDLEQATEQAFLNPAGNTFRVAPPVMKAALMVLSARYPAALTYADLQAAAGSVMVDCGVVAEVDDGAFRTALFQLVMAHAVMPTPSAGPVVIDPGSHPRANALARLQARSPGWVVSGRRHVAIDLDAAGRALLALLDGNRALPELSAAMQAWLAAAGVDLPEAAVNELTARQLWLFARQGLLEET, encoded by the coding sequence ATGGACACGCTGCAGAGTTACGACGAACTGCCCTACGACAGCCTGCCGCTGCCCGAGACCCAGCCGGATTTCCTCGCCGCCCTGGCGCGGCTGCACGGCTTCGACGCGCCCGATCCGACGTGCGCCCGCATCCTCGAACTGGGGTGTGCCAGCGGCGGCAACCTGATTCCGCTCGCCTGGCGCTGGCCCGCGTCGCAGTGCGTCGGCATCGAACTCTCGCGCGTCCAGGCCGAGGCGGGCGCTGAATTCATTCGTGCGCTCGGCCTGTCGAACGTCCGCATCGTGCATGGCGATCTGGCGGCGCTGTCCGCGGACCTCGGCGAATTCGATTACATCATCGCGCACGGCGTGTTTTCCTGGGTGCCCCCGGCCGTGCAGGAGGCCCTGCTCGAACTCTGCCGGCGCCACCTCGCCCCGCGCGGCATCGCCTACATCAGCTTCAACGTCGCCGCGGGCTGGCGGTCGCTCGAGCCGCTGCGGGCCGCGCTGCTTGCGCGGACCGGCGCCGACCAGCCTGCGCCGGCGCGTTACGAGGCGGCGCTGCGGGTACTCGACGAACTCGAGGCGCAATGGACCGACCCCGCGTTGCTGAAGGAGATCGCCTACCTCCGCACGGCCGCGCCCTCCTATCTGTTCCATGAATACCTGGCCGAATTCAATGCGCCGCTCGAGTTCGGCCGGTTTGACGCGGCGCTTGCCGCACACGCCTTGCGCTACGTCGGCGAAGCCGGGCCGCGTCACGCGGTGGTCGAATTCGACGACGGAGGCGAAGCGGACGCACGCCGCCGGGCCGAGCGCTGGCGCGACGCCGAGGCGGCGCTCGACGCCGCGCTGGCGACGCGGTTTCGCCGCGCCCTCATCGCGCGTGCCGATGCACCCGCCGACCCGCATCCCGCGCGCGCGGACGCCTTGCGCGAACTCGCCTTTTACGCCGACCTGCGCTGCGACGAGGAGATCGATCTCGAGCAGGCGACCGAGCAGGCCTTCCTCAACCCGGCGGGCAACACTTTCCGCGTCGCGCCGCCCGTGATGAAGGCCGCGCTCATGGTCCTGTCGGCGCGCTATCCGGCCGCGCTGACCTATGCCGATCTGCAGGCCGCCGCCGGTTCGGTCATGGTCGACTGCGGCGTCGTCGCCGAGGTCGACGACGGGGCGTTCCGCACGGCGCTGTTTCAGCTCGTGATGGCTCATGCCGTCATGCCAACGCCGAGTGCGGGGCCGGTGGTCATCGACCCCGGTTCGCACCCGCGCGCGAACGCGCTCGCCCGCCTGCAGGCGCGTTCGCCGGGCTGGGTCGTGAGCGGCCGCCGCCACGTCGCGATTGATCTCGACGCGGCCGGGCGCGCGCTGCTCGCACTGCTCGACGGCAACCGTGCGCTGCCCGAGCTGAGCGCTGCCATGCAGGCCTGGCTCGCCGCGGCCGGCGTCGACCTGCCGGAAGCGGCCGTCAATGAACTCACGGCACGCCAGCTCTGGCTGTTCGCCCGTCAGGGCCTGCTCGAGGAAACGTGA
- a CDS encoding NAD(P)H-dependent oxidoreductase, with the protein MANVLGAIQQRYACRRFVAGRPPSDDELVSLIEAARLAPSAFGLEPWRFLTVIDAAQRAELARACFGQPAAATAPAFITIVALVDALEPDSDYVRARFEAEARGGPVAPLHEMYRAFYRAEAIAAWAQGQCHFAAAHLLLQAAHLGLGSCPIGGFDAAALARALRLPPGETPALVIALGHCADTMPKRVRKPRAD; encoded by the coding sequence ATGGCGAACGTTCTCGGCGCGATTCAGCAGCGCTACGCCTGCCGGCGTTTCGTCGCCGGGAGGCCGCCATCCGATGACGAACTGGTGTCGTTGATCGAGGCGGCGCGGCTTGCGCCTTCTGCCTTCGGTCTCGAACCCTGGCGTTTCCTCACGGTTATCGATGCGGCGCAGCGCGCCGAACTCGCGCGCGCATGCTTCGGCCAGCCCGCCGCCGCGACGGCTCCGGCGTTCATCACCATCGTCGCGCTCGTCGATGCTCTCGAACCCGACTCGGATTACGTACGTGCGCGTTTCGAAGCCGAGGCGCGCGGCGGTCCGGTCGCGCCGCTACACGAAATGTACCGCGCCTTTTACCGGGCCGAGGCGATCGCCGCCTGGGCGCAAGGCCAGTGCCACTTCGCCGCCGCGCACCTGCTGTTGCAGGCCGCGCACCTCGGGCTCGGCAGCTGCCCGATCGGCGGGTTCGACGCGGCTGCCCTCGCACGCGCTTTGCGTCTTCCGCCCGGCGAGACGCCGGCGCTCGTGATCGCGCTCGGTCACTGCGCCGACACGATGCCGAAGCGCGTGCGAAAACCGCGCGCGGATTGA
- a CDS encoding DEAD/DEAH box helicase, producing MTVETTFASLALAEPILRAIADAGYTAPTPIQAQAIPHVLAGGDLLAAAQTGTGKTAGFTLPILHQLSTRAAVAPKPGRPRCLILVPTRELAAQVEESVKTYGKYLSLTSMVMFGGVNINPQFKALKARVDILVATPGRLLDHVAQKTVDLSGVEILVLDEADRMLDMGFIRDIRRVLAVLPKQRQNLLFSATFSDEIRTLANGLLNNPKSVEVARRNTTAEVVEQSMHRVPQAHKRDLLAHLIKHHDWQQVLVFTRTKHGANKLAEKLNKDGITAAAIHGNKSQSARTKALASFKDGSVRALVATDIAARGIDIDQLPQVVNFELPNVPEDYVHRIGRTGRAGATGSALSLVDDEEMGYLRDIEKLIKRAIVRVEIEPGFVPPAKADLMSDERPPRPPQGRGASRAGQNGGPRQGQGGRGGQGSGRNANRPAQGKSAAAPVKPASGRAAAPNSPAQPRKPRPQAALFSAKPGSRGH from the coding sequence ATGACTGTTGAAACCACCTTTGCCAGCCTCGCGCTGGCCGAACCCATTCTGCGCGCGATCGCCGACGCCGGCTACACGGCGCCCACGCCGATCCAGGCTCAGGCGATTCCGCACGTGCTCGCCGGCGGCGATCTGCTCGCCGCGGCGCAGACCGGCACCGGTAAGACGGCGGGCTTCACGCTGCCGATCCTGCATCAGCTATCGACCCGCGCGGCGGTCGCGCCGAAGCCCGGCCGGCCGCGCTGCCTGATCCTGGTGCCGACGCGCGAACTCGCGGCGCAGGTCGAGGAATCGGTCAAGACCTACGGCAAATACCTCTCGCTGACGTCGATGGTCATGTTCGGCGGCGTCAACATCAACCCGCAGTTCAAGGCGCTGAAGGCGCGCGTCGACATCCTCGTCGCAACGCCGGGCCGCCTGCTCGATCATGTCGCGCAAAAAACCGTGGACCTGTCCGGGGTCGAAATCCTCGTACTCGACGAGGCCGACCGCATGCTCGACATGGGCTTCATCCGCGACATCAGGCGGGTGCTCGCCGTGCTGCCGAAACAGCGCCAGAACCTGCTGTTCTCGGCGACTTTCTCCGACGAGATCCGCACGCTCGCGAACGGCCTGCTGAACAATCCGAAGAGCGTCGAAGTCGCACGCCGCAACACGACGGCCGAGGTCGTCGAGCAATCGATGCACCGCGTGCCGCAGGCGCACAAGCGCGACCTGCTCGCGCATCTGATCAAGCACCACGACTGGCAGCAGGTGCTGGTCTTCACGCGCACCAAGCACGGCGCCAACAAGCTCGCCGAGAAGCTCAACAAGGATGGCATCACCGCAGCGGCCATCCACGGCAACAAGAGCCAGTCCGCGCGCACCAAGGCGCTCGCGAGTTTCAAGGACGGCAGCGTGCGGGCGCTCGTGGCGACCGATATCGCCGCGCGCGGCATCGACATCGACCAGTTGCCGCAGGTCGTCAACTTCGAACTGCCCAACGTCCCCGAGGACTACGTTCACCGCATCGGCCGCACCGGCCGGGCCGGCGCGACGGGTTCCGCGCTCTCGCTCGTCGACGACGAGGAAATGGGCTATCTGCGCGACATCGAGAAGCTCATCAAGCGCGCGATCGTGCGCGTCGAGATCGAGCCGGGCTTCGTGCCGCCGGCCAAGGCAGACCTGATGTCCGACGAGCGTCCGCCACGTCCGCCGCAGGGGCGCGGCGCATCGCGCGCCGGCCAGAACGGCGGGCCGCGCCAGGGCCAGGGCGGGCGCGGCGGGCAAGGTAGCGGACGCAATGCGAACCGGCCGGCCCAGGGGAAATCGGCCGCGGCGCCCGTCAAGCCTGCGAGCGGCCGTGCGGCCGCGCCGAATTCGCCGGCCCAGCCGCGCAAGCCGCGGCCGCAGGCGGCGCTGTTCTCGGCCAAGCCCGGTTCGCGCGGGCACTGA